The genomic window CTGACAAATACGTTCAATCAGTCGCAGGAATGGGGTCAAAAAATAATGCTACTAAAACCATTAGAGGTTCAGGCAAAAATGGTAAGACATTACGTCAAAACCTTCCTGGACAGGCCGAGTTTAATAATGTCACAATTACTGTGACTTACAATGGTGAAGAAGACCTACACAAATGGTTTTTAGCTTGTAGCGAAGATGGAAAACCTCGTCAATGGGATGCAAATCGTAAAGAAGTTTCAGTTGTTGGTTATAGCCAAGATAAGTCAACTGAAATAATCCGTTATAATTTTAAAGGTTGCTTTCCCGAATCATATACAGGCCCAGAATTCGATGTTACGAACAATGATCCGGCAACAGAGAAGATTGAAATGTCGATTGAGGGTTATGAGGTCAAAGCAAAGAAAAAAGACGTAAAATCAGCAACTTGAAACTCAATTATTGGGTTTTATCAAGGGATGAATTAGCTGTCTGTTTTTGACGGGAGGTTGCTATCACTTATAGATAGCAACCTTGACTGATAAGTTAAATTAGATTCGCATAACAATTTAAATTTCCAAATTCACTATGAAATAGAATGGCTCCAATCCCACCTGAATTGCTCACAGGTTATCATTTCTTTTTAAGATTAGACATAGGTACAAATGATAGTGATGGCTACTTTTTAGAATGCCAAGGTTTTAAAAGAACCCAGGATGTAATTGAAATTTGTGAAGTCACTTCTCAAAAGTGGGGAAGTGCATCAAAAGGGAAGGCGGTTATAACTAAACTTCCTGGCAATGCTAAGAGTGGTAATATTACTTTACGTAAAGGGTTGAGCAACTCCAAAGATTTTTGGAAGTGGTTTGAAGAAATTGAAACAGGGAAGTGGGCTAAAAAGCGTGAATTTATTTCTTTATCTATTTACGATCAAGCAGCCACAGAACAAGCTAGATTTGAATTAGCTGGTGCTTGGCCTACTAGTTACAAAATTGCTGATTTTAACGCTAACAGTCATGAGATAGAAATTGAAGAGTTGGAGATTGCTTTTGAGGAATTTAAACGCGTGAAGTAATCAGGAGGACTATGTTTCCCACAGAATTTGAATTTACACTGCCTAAGGGGTATCTAGACTCTGAAGGCAACCTCCACCGCAAAGGTGTAATGCGGTTATCAACGGCGATAGACGAGATTGCACCTTTGCGTGACCCACGCGTTAAAGCTAATCCCGTTTATGCCACAATTATTATCTTGGCGCGAGTGATTACCCACTTGGGTGCTTTATCAGAAGTGACTCCTGCAATAGTGGAAAACTTTTTTGCCCAAGATTTAAACTACCTCCAAGATTTTTACCGTCGAATCAATGGATTGGAAAGCGAAACTTCCCTACCAGAAGATACAATAAATTCCCCTGAGCCGCTTCTTCATAATTGAGTTGGGGAATGGGGAATGGGGAGATGAGGGAGCAGAGGAAGAACTATTGATTATTGCCCAATGCCCAATGCTCAATACAACTCTTAGAGAGCCTGCGCCCTAAGCGTAGCTATGCCGCAGGCTTTACGACGCCGGCTCCATCGAGCGTACCCCTACGGGGAAGCAAGCTACGCGTAGCGTCTCTAAGAGTTGTCGAGATGCTCAGTACAAGTGCCCAATGCCCAAATAATAATTACCTATGCGCCGTAAAAAGGATACTCTCTGCACAGAATTTGCCTTCACTCTTCCTAGAGGGTTGAGTGATGGTGAAAACCGAGTACATCGTCAGGGGGTGATGCGTTTAGCCACCGCCAAAGATGAAATTTTGGTGCAACAAGAGCGCAGAGTTCAAGATAATCCAGCTTACGGCGTCTTGGTGATGCTTGCACTGGTTATTACTCGCTTGGGCAGTTTCAACTCTGTTAGTCCTGATTTACTCGAAGGACTTCTCCTACATGACATTGCCTATCTCCGAGAATTTTACAATCGAATCAATCAGCAAGGCAATGTACACATTCCGACACAATGTCCCCACTGCAATACTCAATTTTCAGTGGAGCTAGAACTAGCGGGGGAGTCCTAAGCTACCCCTCTGATACTCTATATGAGGAGGTAGCTTTTATTGCTTATCATTTTCATTGGTCACAAGATGATATTTTAAACTTAGAACACACTACCCGTCAGCGCTGGGTAGCAGAAATCAATAAAATTAACCAAAAAATAATATGAAAGTAAAAGTTAGCCACTCACCAAATCTAAATGAAGTCAATGAAGTTGACCTGACCATAGAAACTACAACCAGAGGAGAATGGTTAATAGGTCGTTCTCCTGATTCTGATTTAGTCCTAGACAGCCCTGATATCAGCCGATTACATGCTAAGTTTTTTGTTAAAGGTGGAAATTACTACTTCTCTGACCTTGGCAGTAGAAATGGCTCAATATTTAACGGTAAACAGGCTGAAAAAGACCGACCATATTCTTTGAGTGATGGAGACGTTATCAGGATTGCAGATTACGTTTTGATCTTGGAAGGAGTTACTCCCGCCTATGAGCAACCAGAGACAGTTTTTAGAATTATAGATCCTTCACTGTTTTCTCGCCCGCGATCGCCTGAAAATGTCAGCGCTTCCAATGTTGCTAATCCAGCCCCAGAAGTAGTTAACGAAGTTCCAGCGCCAATTAGTAACGAAGTAGAAACACCTAAAATTAATCCTTCTTCCCCAGAAATCAGCGAAATCTCAGAAGTTGTTGCAACTCAACCTGATGATGTCATCCCTGAAAACATCATTCAGTCACCAGAAGCAGTCAGCGAAGTTCCACACGATGTCCATGATCAAGTTGAGGATTTGCGGACATCAGTTGCAGCAGAAGTCAGCGCAGATGCTGAGGAAGTAGAAGTTCCAAAAGTCGAAGCCTCAGAAGTTTCTTCTACTGTAGCTGATCATGCGATCGCTTCACCTGAAAACATCATTGAAACTCATGAAGAGGAAAGTGTTCTTCCACAGACCACTCACGATGAGGAAGCAGCACTGGCGGCAGAATCTACTTTCGTACAGCGGCGTGATATAAGTGCTACTCCCGATGAGGATGCAGAGTTGGAGGCAGCACTGGAAGCAGAAGTCACCTTCGTTCAGCCACGTGATTTTTTCAGCGAAGTTCCTGCAAAAGAGAGTACCGTTCCCGAATCTACCTCCGATGAGGATGCAGAGTTGGAAGCAGAAGTCACCTTCGTGCAGCCGCGTGATTTTTTCAGCGAAGTTCCTGCACAGGAGAGTGCCGTTGCAGAAGCTACTCATAATCAAGTAGTATATTTAAATACACCAGTTACAGAAGAAGTTGATACAGATGTTGACGGGGTTGTCAAGGAAGTTGTTGAAGATGCCGACATTCAGCAGCAAGAAACATTGAGTCAAGTACCAGAGGAAGAGAGCAAAGTTACACAAGATACCAATGATGAAGTAGTAAATTTGGGTACGTCAGTTACAAGAGAAGACAGCGCAGATGTTGAAGAAGTAGAACTTAGTTCTGCTATTGATGAAACAGAAAGCGAAGCTCCTGAGATCATCAGTCAAACTATTGAAGAGGTTTCTGAAGTAGAAGCAACTCAATCTGATGAAACTCCAGAAGAAACAAATGTAAGTGAGCCTTCTCAAATGATCATTGAAAGAAACATAGTACTAATTGCTCACGAAAGCAAGAAATCAGAACTTGCGGAATTTGTTTCTCAACATCAGGAATTTTTCTCGCAGAGTTTTACAATTACCTGGCCATCTGTTAGCGAAGTCTTATATAAACAGGCGGGGATAACTATTAGTCAAGAAACCCCCGCACCGACTTCTGGAGGATATCAAACAATTGCTTCATTGGTTGGATCAGGAGAAATTTTAGCAGTTATTTTCCTGAGAGATTTGCTGCAACCTCAGTCTGGTCAAGCAAATGAAGAAGCACTGCTAAGGTTATGCACTATTAATCAAGTTTTACTCGCAACTAATTTGCCAACAGCAGAGGCGATCGTGCATTATCTTAAATCAACAGTAGACTAGCGCTAAATTATTCATTGAACAATAATATCCCCGACTTCTTTAAGAAGTTGGGGATATGGGTAAGCAAAAACTCCTTTAAAATCTCGTTTCCAGCCTCTGGCTGGAAATGCTCTTCAATTGCGGCTCTGCCGCTAGTAAGGGAGGCGGAGCCTCTCATTAGGCATTCCCAGTCGGAGACTGGGAATGCCTAATGAGACAATCTCTAAAAGCTTGTTCTAGACTGGATTTCACCTTAAGTTGACGCTAAAAAGCGCCCTCCCAAATTGGGAGAGCGCTTTTCGATTTAGCTAAACTTTACTATTTAACCGTTGATAGCAGGAGCAGTTAGAGCTACAGGAGCAAAATCACCTGCTGCCAAATCTAAGGGGAAGTTGTGAGCGTTACGCTC from Nostoc sp. UHCC 0926 includes these protein-coding regions:
- a CDS encoding phage tail protein gives rise to the protein MAGEYVVASVFYFEADGMTDKYVQSVAGMGSKNNATKTIRGSGKNGKTLRQNLPGQAEFNNVTITVTYNGEEDLHKWFLACSEDGKPRQWDANRKEVSVVGYSQDKSTEIIRYNFKGCFPESYTGPEFDVTNNDPATEKIEMSIEGYEVKAKKKDVKSAT
- a CDS encoding phage tail protein, giving the protein MLTGYHFFLRLDIGTNDSDGYFLECQGFKRTQDVIEICEVTSQKWGSASKGKAVITKLPGNAKSGNITLRKGLSNSKDFWKWFEEIETGKWAKKREFISLSIYDQAATEQARFELAGAWPTSYKIADFNANSHEIEIEELEIAFEEFKRVK
- a CDS encoding phage tail assembly protein, with amino-acid sequence MRRKKDTLCTEFAFTLPRGLSDGENRVHRQGVMRLATAKDEILVQQERRVQDNPAYGVLVMLALVITRLGSFNSVSPDLLEGLLLHDIAYLREFYNRINQQGNVHIPTQCPHCNTQFSVELELAGES
- a CDS encoding DUF6760 family protein, with the translated sequence MSPLQYSIFSGARTSGGVLSYPSDTLYEEVAFIAYHFHWSQDDILNLEHTTRQRWVAEINKINQKII
- a CDS encoding FHA domain-containing protein, coding for MKVKVSHSPNLNEVNEVDLTIETTTRGEWLIGRSPDSDLVLDSPDISRLHAKFFVKGGNYYFSDLGSRNGSIFNGKQAEKDRPYSLSDGDVIRIADYVLILEGVTPAYEQPETVFRIIDPSLFSRPRSPENVSASNVANPAPEVVNEVPAPISNEVETPKINPSSPEISEISEVVATQPDDVIPENIIQSPEAVSEVPHDVHDQVEDLRTSVAAEVSADAEEVEVPKVEASEVSSTVADHAIASPENIIETHEEESVLPQTTHDEEAALAAESTFVQRRDISATPDEDAELEAALEAEVTFVQPRDFFSEVPAKESTVPESTSDEDAELEAEVTFVQPRDFFSEVPAQESAVAEATHNQVVYLNTPVTEEVDTDVDGVVKEVVEDADIQQQETLSQVPEEESKVTQDTNDEVVNLGTSVTREDSADVEEVELSSAIDETESEAPEIISQTIEEVSEVEATQSDETPEETNVSEPSQMIIERNIVLIAHESKKSELAEFVSQHQEFFSQSFTITWPSVSEVLYKQAGITISQETPAPTSGGYQTIASLVGSGEILAVIFLRDLLQPQSGQANEEALLRLCTINQVLLATNLPTAEAIVHYLKSTVD